Below is a window of Dissulfuribacter thermophilus DNA.
ACTGCTGTTGGCACATCCCTGCCGGAGATAGCTGCAACCGTATCTGCAGCAAGGAGGGGGCAGGGAGATATAATAATGGGGAACGTAATCGGGAGCAATCTCGCAAATCTCTGTTTTGTAATGGCGGTCACATCAATTTTTACTCCAATACCAGTACCAAGGCTGGCCTTGATAAGAGATTTCCCAGTAATGGTGGTCTCAGGGGGGCTTTTGTTTTTACTGGTTCAAAAAAAGACGCCAATTTCAAGATTCCAGGGTGGGGCGTTAATATTATTCTATTTTATTTATGTCTTTTTCTTGAAATATTAATAAATATTCCTTTAAACCGTTTTCTGGACACTGTGTTGTTTGTCCCCCCTCTTTGCCCCTTGGCTAGAAAGATTTCCGCGTCTGACTGTGTAGCTGTGTAGGGGGTAAGCTGATTATATATTCTAAATAAATGGTAGCTCGCTCGACGTATGCCTTAACATAGGCTTAAGATGTGGAAATTTAAAAGTGGAAATTTAAAAAATGAGTGTTGTAATATTAGATCTCTACTGATAAAAAAGGACGAAGAATTTTTTAGTGGGTTAGGAAAAAAAATTGCTAGGGAGGGAATTATGTTTCGTTTTGTGACTCAAAGATTTTTGATTGCCCTTGCGGTTGTATTTTTGTTCCTGCCTATTTCGTCAAATGAGGTCAATGGGGCAGGCTTCCAATTGTTCAATGAGTTATCTGCGCGAGGGACAGGACTTGGCGCTGCAATGACCTCGCTTTCAGATACCCCAGAGATGGCCTGGTTCAATCCTGCTGCTACCGCCTCTTTTTCAAAGACCAGGCTTCTTGCTGGAATGGCATTGGTTATGCCAAGCACAGAGTTAAGAACTCCAAATGGAGATGATCCGGATATGAAGAACATGGCATATCCAATCCCATATTTCTATGCCGCTACAACTCTAAGGGACAAGATTGGGCTCGGCCTCTCAATAAATGCCCCTTATGGTCTTACTACTGAGTGGGATAGGGATTGGCCAGGAAGATTTTTTGCAGTCAAGACTGAACTCAGGACAGTCTTTTTTACTCCCTCTATCTCCTACAGGGTAAATCCATATATTTCTCTTGGGGTTGGTGCACAGATTGTAAAGACAACAGCTGAATTGACCCAGGCTATTCCTTCTCGAACTGTGCCAGTAGCACCTGATGTGTCAATTACCACGCCAGAGGTGAGGACAGAGCTTGACGGAGAAGATACGAGCGCAGGCTATATTTTAGCCCTTCAGCTTACCCCGCACAAACACTTTAGGTTCGGGGCAGTGTTTCGTTCTGAAGTGAGTCTCGATATCGAGGGAAAGGCAAAATACAGTGAAAATGTTAGCCTTGGTGGTAGAGAGTTGTTCCCAACATCGGACGCATGGCTTGTGGTAAGGCTACCCGCCACGTTATCTCTAGGGCTAAGCACCACCTATTTTAAGAATTGGCTATTAACATTTGATTATCTGTGGACCTGGTGGTCAAGCTATGACGAACTCGCTATTCACTATGAAAAGGCGCCTGGTACAGGTGTGCCTGGTACTATTACCAAACCAAAGAATTGGAGCGACGACTATGCCTTGAGATTCGGAGCAGAGTATACAGTAAATGAGGCCCTTAAATTAAGGGGATCATATGTTTATGACCGCTCTCCTATCTCAGATACTTTCCGTGACGCAATCCTTCCAACAAATGACAGGCATCTATTCAGTATTGGCTTTGGATATAACCTTAAGGGTATCCAGATTGATGGGGCCTATACATATCTAGTCATGGAGGATTGTAAGCCTTCTCAGTTAGTTACTCCTGGACTGGTGGGTACCTATGAGGGAGGGGCCCATATAGTAAACTTTTCAGTAGGATATTCATTTTAAGATCATGGCTCGTTCACACAAGGGAATCTATACAATTCCAGAGGTATTGGAGC
It encodes the following:
- a CDS encoding OmpP1/FadL family transporter produces the protein MFRFVTQRFLIALAVVFLFLPISSNEVNGAGFQLFNELSARGTGLGAAMTSLSDTPEMAWFNPAATASFSKTRLLAGMALVMPSTELRTPNGDDPDMKNMAYPIPYFYAATTLRDKIGLGLSINAPYGLTTEWDRDWPGRFFAVKTELRTVFFTPSISYRVNPYISLGVGAQIVKTTAELTQAIPSRTVPVAPDVSITTPEVRTELDGEDTSAGYILALQLTPHKHFRFGAVFRSEVSLDIEGKAKYSENVSLGGRELFPTSDAWLVVRLPATLSLGLSTTYFKNWLLTFDYLWTWWSSYDELAIHYEKAPGTGVPGTITKPKNWSDDYALRFGAEYTVNEALKLRGSYVYDRSPISDTFRDAILPTNDRHLFSIGFGYNLKGIQIDGAYTYLVMEDCKPSQLVTPGLVGTYEGGAHIVNFSVGYSF